In one window of Bradyrhizobium sp. AZCC 1721 DNA:
- a CDS encoding type I secretion system permease/ATPase, which produces MIGVAVFSGVINILMLSGPLYMLQVYDRVIPSRNLATLFGLSLMVLFAYLVQGYFDAMRSRMLCRVATLFDAGLQGSIHSALATLPLRGAKPVLMQQPLRDLDQVRTFMSGMGPTAFLDMPWIPVFLIGLFLFHPAIGFTALLGTAAIIAMTLLTERISRNSTKAAMDMNAQRQVLADATQRNAEIVRALGMTDRLTARWSQANERYLQENIRATDVYANLGSAAKVLRYILQSGMLGIGAYLVVVDKASGGVMIASSILMGRALAPVEIALGTWKQLAAARQGLARLRDICKATAPPPAPPVMLPRPCRELSVQNLAVAAPGFDMPIVSGVTFSLKAGAGLALLGASASGKTSLSKALVGIWPAHRGTVRLDGASLDQWRNEDLGRHVGYLPQDVGLFDGTVAENICRFDEHATSDAILKAAQIAGVHDIILRLPEGYATRIGAGGISLSAGQKQRVGLARAVFGDPFLIVLDEPNANLDADGENALTRAIAIMRQNKSIVVVISHRPSALSALDMTMVLYEGKAIAFGPSEEVFARVRNANGKGAPSQPAPQAKAEQRASLAESVSS; this is translated from the coding sequence ATGATCGGCGTCGCCGTATTCAGCGGCGTCATCAACATCCTGATGCTGTCGGGCCCACTCTATATGTTGCAGGTGTACGATCGGGTGATTCCGAGCCGTAACCTCGCGACCCTGTTCGGCCTGTCCCTGATGGTGCTGTTCGCCTATCTGGTGCAGGGATATTTCGACGCGATGCGGTCGCGGATGCTGTGCCGGGTCGCAACGCTGTTCGATGCCGGCCTGCAAGGCTCGATCCATTCGGCGCTCGCCACCTTGCCGCTGCGCGGCGCCAAGCCGGTCCTGATGCAGCAGCCGCTGCGCGATCTCGACCAGGTGCGCACCTTCATGTCGGGCATGGGGCCGACGGCATTCCTGGACATGCCGTGGATCCCGGTCTTTCTGATCGGGCTGTTTCTGTTTCACCCCGCGATCGGCTTCACGGCGCTGCTGGGTACTGCGGCGATCATTGCGATGACCTTGCTGACCGAGCGGATCTCGCGCAATTCGACCAAGGCGGCGATGGACATGAACGCGCAGCGCCAGGTGCTGGCGGATGCCACGCAGCGCAACGCGGAAATCGTCCGCGCGCTCGGCATGACGGACCGGTTGACGGCGCGCTGGTCGCAGGCCAACGAGCGCTACCTGCAGGAAAACATCCGCGCCACCGACGTCTATGCCAATCTCGGTTCGGCCGCGAAGGTGCTGCGCTACATTCTGCAATCGGGAATGCTCGGTATCGGCGCCTATCTCGTCGTGGTCGACAAGGCGTCGGGTGGCGTCATGATCGCGTCGTCGATCCTGATGGGGCGCGCGCTCGCACCGGTTGAAATCGCGCTCGGCACCTGGAAGCAACTGGCCGCCGCCCGCCAGGGCCTCGCCCGTCTGCGCGACATCTGCAAGGCGACCGCGCCGCCTCCGGCGCCGCCGGTCATGCTGCCGCGTCCGTGCCGCGAATTGTCCGTGCAAAACCTCGCGGTGGCAGCGCCCGGTTTCGACATGCCGATCGTGTCTGGCGTGACGTTTTCGCTCAAGGCCGGCGCGGGGCTGGCGCTGCTGGGCGCCAGCGCGTCGGGCAAGACCTCGCTTTCCAAAGCGCTGGTTGGAATCTGGCCAGCGCATCGCGGCACAGTGCGGCTTGACGGCGCCTCCCTCGATCAATGGCGCAACGAGGATCTCGGCCGGCACGTCGGCTACCTGCCGCAGGATGTCGGCTTGTTTGACGGCACGGTAGCGGAGAACATCTGCCGTTTCGACGAACACGCAACTTCCGACGCCATCCTCAAGGCCGCCCAGATCGCCGGCGTTCATGACATCATCCTGCGCCTGCCGGAAGGTTATGCGACGCGAATAGGGGCGGGCGGCATCTCGCTGTCCGCGGGACAGAAGCAGCGCGTTGGCCTGGCGCGGGCGGTATTCGGCGATCCGTTTCTGATCGTTCTCGACGAGCCCAACGCCAATCTGGATGCCGACGGTGAGAACGCCTTGACCCGCGCCATCGCAATCATGCGCCAGAACAAATCCATCGTCGTCGTCATCTCGCACCGCCCAAGCGCGCTTTCCGCGCTTGATATGACGATGGTGCTCTATGAGGGCAAGGCGATCGCGTTCGGCCCGAGCGAAGAGGTGTTCGCGCGCGTTCGCAACGCCAACGGCAAGGGCGCGCCGTCGCAGCCCGCGCCGCAGGCCAAGGCAGAGCAGCGCGCATCACTTGCCGAGAGTGTTTCGTCATGA
- a CDS encoding HlyD family type I secretion periplasmic adaptor subunit codes for MKNFDHVHADERVVRSRFEGTDAEAAAPQGQALILELQRLRQAFEQDNQQQRPPLRRPPRDEPRPGARRPARPKRRKKGKMSRVLDAWLGPFGSQSDSLDAEPPPARSGRAAREPQFMPPPRTASPRGPAVNSGPNERQARGPIIAPDDPSLMNMPRSRPELLQIDDRREPPRIEAPQLAPPRPAGAVARGRSVTRVVRNGVTAGVAFLANRDASADVAAAPGESIVLRAARAYENELRTGLRVLLVVGGLAGGWMAFAPLSGAVVVPGNLVVQSNVKTIQHPTGGVVAQIAVNNGMRVNAGDLLLRLDSTQAQASLQVVSKQLDEVRAKISRLVAERDGLPKPAIPPELSTRLDDGNVKTVLASEASLFRARVTARESQRELLQSKVSQLGEEIIGLEAQVASKAKQLELITGELTGVRELFDKRLVPIARLTALQRESARIEGERGQLLSTIAETKTKVDEAKLQMVRLDQDVRTEVVKELGEAQGKEAELSERAVAARDVLERIEMRAPTSGVIHQLNAHTIGGVIRPGDTIMEVVPDSDDLQIEARLQPNDIDQVRKGQQAFVRFSAFNQRVTPQLIGQVSYVSPDTTRDQQTGTSYFTVRIMLPEEERRLLAGLQLVSGMPAEVFMQTGSRTMLSYLFKPILDQFQRAFVER; via the coding sequence ATGAAGAATTTTGATCACGTCCATGCCGACGAAAGAGTGGTGCGGAGCCGGTTCGAAGGAACGGATGCCGAGGCCGCTGCGCCGCAAGGCCAGGCGCTGATTCTCGAACTGCAGCGATTGCGGCAGGCATTCGAACAGGACAATCAGCAGCAGCGGCCGCCGCTGCGGCGTCCACCGCGCGACGAACCACGTCCGGGCGCGCGGCGTCCGGCCCGGCCGAAGCGGCGGAAAAAGGGCAAGATGAGTCGCGTGCTCGATGCGTGGCTCGGCCCTTTTGGATCGCAGTCCGACAGCCTCGATGCCGAGCCGCCGCCGGCGCGCAGTGGACGCGCGGCGCGTGAGCCGCAGTTTATGCCGCCGCCACGGACGGCCAGCCCCCGCGGCCCGGCGGTCAATTCGGGGCCGAATGAACGGCAGGCGCGCGGCCCGATCATCGCGCCGGACGATCCGTCGCTCATGAACATGCCGAGGTCGAGACCGGAGCTTTTGCAGATCGACGACCGGCGGGAGCCGCCTCGCATCGAGGCTCCCCAATTGGCGCCGCCGCGCCCGGCGGGCGCTGTGGCGCGCGGGCGTTCGGTGACGCGGGTGGTCCGCAACGGCGTGACCGCAGGCGTTGCATTCCTTGCCAATCGCGATGCATCGGCGGATGTGGCGGCCGCGCCCGGCGAGAGCATCGTGCTGCGGGCGGCGCGCGCCTACGAGAACGAGTTGCGCACCGGGCTGCGGGTGCTGCTCGTCGTCGGCGGGCTGGCAGGTGGGTGGATGGCGTTCGCGCCCTTGTCGGGCGCCGTCGTGGTGCCGGGTAATCTGGTGGTGCAGTCCAACGTCAAGACCATCCAGCATCCGACCGGCGGTGTGGTCGCACAGATCGCGGTCAATAATGGCATGCGGGTCAACGCCGGCGATCTCTTGCTGCGGCTGGACTCGACGCAGGCGCAGGCCAGCCTTCAGGTCGTGAGCAAGCAGCTCGATGAGGTGCGGGCGAAAATCTCGCGGCTGGTCGCCGAGCGCGACGGTCTGCCCAAACCGGCGATACCGCCCGAACTATCGACCCGGCTGGACGACGGCAACGTCAAGACAGTGCTGGCCTCCGAAGCCTCGCTGTTCAGGGCTCGGGTGACCGCACGCGAGAGCCAAAGGGAGCTGTTGCAGAGCAAGGTGTCGCAGCTTGGCGAAGAGATCATCGGCCTCGAAGCGCAGGTCGCGTCCAAGGCCAAGCAACTGGAGCTGATCACCGGTGAGCTCACGGGAGTGCGGGAGCTCTTCGACAAGCGTCTCGTGCCGATCGCGCGGCTCACGGCCTTGCAGCGCGAGAGTGCCAGAATCGAAGGCGAACGCGGCCAGTTGCTCTCCACGATCGCCGAGACCAAAACCAAGGTTGACGAGGCGAAGCTTCAGATGGTCAGGCTCGACCAGGACGTACGGACGGAAGTCGTCAAGGAGCTCGGCGAGGCGCAAGGCAAGGAAGCCGAACTCAGCGAGCGCGCCGTCGCCGCGCGCGACGTGCTCGAGCGCATCGAGATGCGCGCGCCGACGTCGGGCGTGATCCATCAGCTCAACGCGCACACCATCGGCGGCGTCATTCGCCCCGGCGACACCATCATGGAAGTGGTGCCGGATTCCGACGATCTTCAGATCGAGGCGCGGTTGCAGCCGAACGATATCGATCAGGTGCGCAAGGGCCAGCAGGCTTTCGTTCGGTTCTCGGCCTTCAACCAGCGGGTGACGCCGCAATTGATCGGTCAGGTGTCATACGTCTCGCCCGACACCACCCGCGACCAGCAGACCGGCACGTCCTATTTCACGGTCCGGATCATGCTGCCGGAAGAGGAGCGCCGGCTGCTCGCCGGGCTGCAGCTCGTCTCGGGCATGCCCGCGGAAGTGTTCATGCAGACCGGCAGCCGGACCATGCTCAGCTATCTGTTCAAGCCGATCCTGGATCAGTTCCAGCGCGCTTTCGTCGAGCGGTAA
- the htpG gene encoding molecular chaperone HtpG, which yields MTTTTAPESQPFQAEVAELLNLMVHSVYSETEIFLRELISNASDACDKLRYEAISAPELIADGAPPKIRIAPDKKANALSVVDSGIGMDRQELIDNLGTIARSGTKSFLSRLTEAKDGANLIGQFGVGFYAAFMVAERIVVTSRRAGSDQVFVWSSSGGSGFEIAQASDEDATRVTRGTEIVLHLKKEASKYLETYEIERVVRAWSDNIQFPIELVPEEGEPRQINSASALWQRPKSELKPEDYKQAYQQVAGAFDEPAMTLHYRAEGRQSYAVLLFAPSTKPFDLFDQARKGKVKLYVRRVFIADDADLLPAYLRFIRGVIDSEDLPLNISREMLQNNPQLAQIRKAVTGRVISELESLGEKEPEAFAKIWDAFGPVIKEGIWEDFERREKLLALSRFTTTKGEERSLKQYVEDLKPNQTDIYYLTGESVERLKSNPKLESATARGIEVLLLTDPVDAFWTSASLDFGGKPLKSLSQGDIDFGLIPLLDEKADDKKDEGGADEATTIALIKDALGERVSDVRASQRLTSSASCLVAGGGAQDRMLERLLAMQNKGPTTKPILEINMRHPLVAAIAGDKDAAKDLSKDLSFLLLEQAQILDGELPEDPAAFANRLNQLVLRGIAKG from the coding sequence ATGACCACCACCACTGCCCCCGAATCCCAGCCGTTCCAGGCCGAGGTCGCCGAGCTTCTGAACCTGATGGTGCACTCGGTCTATTCGGAGACCGAAATCTTCCTGCGCGAGCTGATCTCGAATGCATCTGACGCCTGCGACAAGCTGCGCTATGAGGCGATATCGGCGCCCGAGCTGATTGCCGACGGCGCGCCGCCCAAGATCCGTATCGCGCCGGACAAGAAGGCCAATGCGCTTAGCGTCGTCGACAGCGGCATCGGCATGGACCGGCAGGAGCTGATCGACAATCTCGGCACCATCGCGCGCTCCGGCACAAAGTCGTTTCTTTCGCGCCTCACCGAGGCCAAGGACGGCGCCAATCTGATCGGCCAGTTCGGCGTCGGCTTCTATGCGGCGTTCATGGTCGCCGAGCGCATCGTCGTTACCAGCCGCCGCGCCGGTTCCGATCAGGTCTTCGTCTGGTCGTCCTCCGGCGGCAGCGGATTTGAAATCGCTCAAGCCAGCGACGAAGACGCCACGCGCGTCACCCGCGGCACCGAGATCGTCCTGCACCTGAAGAAAGAGGCATCAAAATATCTCGAGACCTACGAGATCGAACGTGTCGTCCGCGCCTGGTCCGACAACATCCAGTTTCCGATCGAACTGGTGCCGGAGGAGGGCGAGCCGCGCCAGATCAATTCGGCCAGCGCGCTATGGCAGCGGCCAAAATCGGAGCTCAAGCCGGAGGACTACAAGCAGGCCTATCAGCAGGTCGCCGGCGCGTTCGACGAACCGGCGATGACGCTGCATTATCGCGCCGAAGGCCGGCAATCCTATGCGGTGCTGCTGTTTGCGCCGTCGACAAAGCCGTTCGACCTGTTCGACCAGGCGCGCAAGGGCAAGGTCAAGCTCTACGTCCGCCGCGTCTTCATCGCTGACGACGCCGATCTCTTGCCGGCCTATCTGCGCTTCATCCGCGGCGTGATCGACAGCGAAGACCTGCCGCTCAACATCTCGCGCGAGATGCTGCAGAACAATCCGCAACTCGCGCAGATCCGAAAGGCCGTTACCGGCCGCGTGATATCGGAGCTGGAAAGCCTCGGCGAAAAGGAGCCCGAAGCGTTCGCAAAAATCTGGGACGCGTTCGGCCCTGTGATCAAGGAAGGCATCTGGGAGGACTTTGAGCGCCGCGAGAAACTGCTCGCATTGTCGCGCTTCACCACGACAAAGGGCGAGGAGCGTTCGCTCAAGCAATATGTCGAGGATCTTAAGCCGAACCAGACCGACATCTATTATCTCACCGGCGAGAGCGTCGAACGGCTGAAGTCGAATCCGAAACTCGAATCCGCAACCGCTCGCGGCATCGAGGTGCTGCTGCTGACCGATCCGGTCGATGCGTTCTGGACCTCCGCGTCGCTCGATTTCGGCGGCAAGCCGCTAAAATCGTTAAGCCAGGGCGATATCGATTTCGGACTGATCCCGCTGTTGGATGAAAAGGCCGATGACAAGAAAGACGAGGGCGGCGCGGATGAAGCCACGACGATCGCGCTGATCAAGGACGCGCTCGGCGAGCGCGTCTCCGACGTGCGCGCCTCGCAGCGGCTGACCTCGAGCGCGTCGTGCCTCGTCGCCGGCGGCGGAGCACAGGACCGCATGCTCGAGCGGCTGCTCGCAATGCAGAACAAGGGGCCGACCACCAAGCCGATCCTCGAGATCAACATGCGCCATCCCTTGGTCGCGGCGATTGCCGGCGACAAGGACGCGGCCAAGGATCTATCAAAGGATCTGTCGTTCCTGCTGTTGGAGCAGGCGCAGATCCTCGACGGCGAACTGCCGGAAGATCCGGCGGCGTTTGCCAACCGGCTGAACCAGTTGGTGCTACGGGGGATCGCAAAGGGTTAG
- a CDS encoding DUF3095 domain-containing protein: MTTSDGTDIFYGAIPVFRGFGSLMDPALYTPLPDDWTVGVADIVESTRAIANQRYKAVNMAGAAVIAAVTNALDGREFPFVFGGDGASFAISPADLSNAREALAATAAWVSADLDLMMRVALVPVRDIRAQGLDIKVARFGPSSNLSYAMFSGGGLGWVDAAMKRGEFAVPPAKPGTQPDLSGLSCRFEEIPSSRGLILSVLVVPAKGADPQRFRKVIEDLIKLVEQSPDAGRPVPPDGPPLRWPPAGVEYEARAARGGPLFKRRTIVLAVTLWAYVVMRFGIKVGKFVPKNYVQQVVENSDFRKYDDGLRMILDCTVELERALTELLAKAASSKIVRYGLHRQDAAMMTCFAPSVMRSDHVHFIDGARGGYASAASALKAMAA; this comes from the coding sequence ATGACGACGTCTGACGGCACCGACATTTTCTATGGCGCGATTCCGGTCTTTCGCGGCTTCGGCAGCCTGATGGACCCGGCGCTGTATACGCCGTTGCCGGACGACTGGACCGTCGGTGTCGCCGACATCGTCGAATCGACCAGGGCGATCGCCAATCAGCGCTACAAGGCGGTCAACATGGCCGGCGCCGCCGTGATCGCGGCCGTGACCAATGCGCTTGATGGCCGCGAGTTTCCGTTCGTGTTCGGCGGCGATGGTGCGAGCTTTGCGATCTCCCCGGCGGATCTTTCGAACGCGCGCGAGGCACTGGCGGCGACCGCGGCCTGGGTCAGCGCCGATCTCGATCTGATGATGCGGGTAGCGCTGGTGCCGGTGAGGGACATTCGCGCGCAGGGCCTCGATATCAAAGTCGCCCGCTTCGGGCCGTCGTCCAATCTGTCCTATGCGATGTTTTCCGGCGGCGGGCTGGGATGGGTGGATGCCGCGATGAAGCGGGGCGAATTCGCGGTCCCGCCGGCGAAGCCGGGAACGCAGCCCGATCTGTCCGGGCTGTCGTGCCGGTTCGAGGAAATTCCTTCTTCCCGCGGGCTCATTCTGTCGGTGCTGGTGGTGCCGGCCAAGGGCGCCGATCCGCAACGTTTCCGCAAGGTGATCGAGGACCTCATCAAGTTGGTCGAGCAGAGCCCGGATGCGGGCCGGCCGGTGCCGCCGGATGGGCCACCGCTGCGCTGGCCGCCGGCCGGCGTCGAATATGAGGCGCGCGCCGCGCGCGGCGGGCCGTTGTTTAAGCGACGCACCATCGTGCTCGCCGTCACGCTCTGGGCCTATGTGGTGATGCGGTTCGGCATCAAGGTCGGCAAATTCGTGCCGAAGAACTACGTGCAGCAGGTGGTGGAGAATTCTGACTTCCGCAAATATGACGATGGCTTGCGGATGATCCTCGATTGCACGGTCGAGCTGGAACGGGCGCTGACGGAGCTTCTGGCAAAGGCGGCTTCCAGCAAGATCGTGCGCTACGGCCTGCACCGGCAGGACGCCGCGATGATGACCTGCTTCGCCCCCTCGGTGATGCGCAGCGATCACGTCCACTTCATCGACGGCGCCCGCGGCGGCTACGCGTCGGCGGCGTCAGCGCTGAAGGCGATGGCGGCGTAG
- a CDS encoding DUF2147 domain-containing protein, with protein sequence MACRTAFIIAISAALLAAPSACAQGAEPTGVWLTQAGDARVKISKCGGGICGVIVGLKEPVDQATGQPQVDDKNPNPALKRRPMIGLPLFSGMSPSGPNKWSGQIYNADDGGTYASSVSVTGADTLKVEGCVGALCGGENWTRVGR encoded by the coding sequence ATGGCTTGCAGAACGGCTTTCATCATCGCGATCTCGGCGGCATTGCTGGCCGCGCCATCCGCCTGCGCGCAAGGCGCCGAGCCGACCGGCGTCTGGCTGACCCAGGCGGGCGATGCCAGGGTGAAAATCAGCAAATGCGGCGGTGGAATTTGCGGCGTGATCGTCGGGCTGAAGGAGCCGGTCGATCAGGCCACCGGCCAGCCTCAAGTCGACGACAAAAATCCCAACCCGGCCCTGAAGCGGCGGCCGATGATCGGCCTTCCCCTGTTCAGCGGCATGAGCCCCAGCGGTCCCAACAAATGGTCGGGCCAGATCTACAATGCCGATGACGGCGGCACCTACGCCAGCAGCGTCTCGGTAACAGGCGCAGATACGCTAAAGGTGGAAGGGTGCGTCGGCGCGCTCTGCGGCGGCGAGAACTGGACGCGCGTGGGGCGGTGA